Below is a genomic region from Candidatus Cloacimonadota bacterium.
TAAACCACATTTTCCTGGAGGTAGATTACATGGATATTTTTACTACTATATGCCCTAATTGTTCATCATTGGATATTAAAACCGATTTTCAATACAAAACGTTGAGTTTCGGCCTTCGTAATTTATTAATTTGTAATAATTGTACACGTCGTTTTTCTGAAACCAAAAATACATTTTTACAAGGGCTTAGGAAACCTATTATTTTAGTTTGGCAAATCTTGAACGCTAGGACTGAGGGTCTTCAACTTAATGCCG
It encodes:
- a CDS encoding IS1 family transposase → MDIFTTICPNCSSLDIKTDFQYKTLSFGLRNLLICNNCTRRFSETKNTFLQGLRKPIILVWQILNARTEGLQLNA